The following is a genomic window from Spirosoma foliorum.
CAGAATGTACTGCCTTATGCTTATCCACTTCTTTCATTACACGCAAAGGGTCTGTTCCCGGCTTCACATCCAGAGCAAGCATATAGCGGTTTTTGTTCCAGTTCAGGATATCCGTAAACGTTGGCATCGACTGATTGGTCAACTCTCCTGCCAGCGTTTTGAGTTTAATTTTACGTAACTCCGCCAATGTCTTTTCAGACACCGGCCCTTTCGCATCCGACTCCCGATCCAGTGTAGCATCATGCAATAAAACAAAGCCACTGTCGCGCGTCATGCGCACATCCATCTCAATAATAGCATCAGGAAGCACTTTTGCCGTTTTATCGAATGTAGTGATCGAATTTTCGGTATCCGACGAACCAGGACCTCCTCGATGGGCTAATATGAGCGGGTGTTTTCGAGTTGAGGAGTACTTAAAAAAGGCATCGACAGTTTTAGTATCGTGAAACCGATTGACCAATTGGGCCATTCCCTTACTCGCTGTGAGGAGTGTCAGTAAAAGAAAAATGTTCGTTTTCATAACTCTGGTTTGTTAGAAATAAAAATCCCCCGTCACAATTTCTGTGCGGGGGATTTTGTCATGTTACTGCGAAGAAATTAGAACGAGTAACGAACGCCAAGCTGAGCCTGCCAAACGTTATCGATCGTAATGCTCTTAACCCATGAATCTTGCAGCAGAATTGTCTGACC
Proteins encoded in this region:
- a CDS encoding glycerophosphodiester phosphodiesterase family protein; translation: MKTNIFLLLTLLTASKGMAQLVNRFHDTKTVDAFFKYSSTRKHPLILAHRGGPGSSDTENSITTFDKTAKVLPDAIIEMDVRMTRDSGFVLLHDATLDRESDAKGPVSEKTLAELRKIKLKTLAGELTNQSMPTFTDILNWNKNRYMLALDVKPGTDPLRVMKEVDKHKAVHSVFVICYSFAEAQRVRDKYPTLWLAVGVNSMADLDKLENHPLASGHLIALTPQKLQPATYYERLHKLGILASVGTYGPGQLDEKPMAEAGAGYRDVVKQGGDILTTDRPQEVASLF